One part of the Gemmatimonadaceae bacterium genome encodes these proteins:
- a CDS encoding DPP IV N-terminal domain-containing protein has translation MRRLFLLVAALGAAPLLGSAQGTRTDYARAEQLLNWNASELVIDDAVRPRFMAGERFWYRNRGPNGYVFLVVDMATGTRRPAFDHARLAASLSQAADTAFDPARLPFRDLVWVQNESAIRFSTGRAKTWTCSVSTYACAGPDTVPVSKPSESRSPDGRLIVFERGGNLYLRPTDGSAKEVALTTDGTPEFGYGFTTGGTNTVTTARNRTEQAPTLSWSPDGRKIATHKWDVRGVRQMYLLETKNPGPVLHSYRYALPSDSVVPRYELLTIDVGTRAVTKVDRTPMEASNTTCCWLSTADTVWKDVKWSPSSDRLFFTVGARSFRQLELVSADASTGSSQRVLMENAKTFVETNQNSGGIPNWRPIAGGKQVVWWSERDGWGHLYRVDAATGAVINRITSGDWMVSDLLAIDETLGWVYFTARGREKDRDPYFRHLYRAKLDGSAIELLTPEDADHEVTIAPSGKFVVDAYSRPDVPPVSVIRRPDGTRVAELQKADISRLLAAGWRAPRPFRVKARDNTTDLYGLLWFPAGFDSTKTYPIVDYIYPGPQVGSLGGRQFRATANGNANALAELGFFVVQVDAMGTPGRSKAFHDAYYGNMADNGIPDQIATIKQLAARHRQIDIARVGIYGHSGGGFSSTDAILRYPDFFKVAVSSAGNHDNRSYDYTWGEKYQGRWTRLSDSTDNFDSQSNWRIAKNLKGKLMLSYGTLDDNVHPVATQLVIDELIKANRDFDLVVMPNRNHGFASEPYWVRRTWDYFVRHLLGVEPPAGYEIRPAGGGM, from the coding sequence ATGCGTCGACTATTCCTCCTGGTCGCGGCTCTCGGTGCCGCGCCTCTCCTCGGTTCTGCGCAAGGCACCAGAACCGACTATGCCCGCGCCGAGCAGTTGCTCAACTGGAACGCGAGCGAGCTGGTGATCGATGACGCGGTTCGGCCGCGCTTCATGGCGGGTGAGCGATTCTGGTATCGCAATCGCGGACCGAACGGGTACGTGTTCCTCGTGGTCGACATGGCAACGGGCACCAGGCGCCCCGCGTTTGACCACGCGCGTCTCGCGGCGTCGCTTTCGCAGGCGGCGGACACGGCGTTCGACCCGGCGAGGTTGCCGTTCCGGGATCTCGTGTGGGTGCAGAATGAAAGCGCGATCCGATTCTCGACCGGTCGCGCGAAGACCTGGACGTGCAGCGTGAGCACGTACGCCTGCGCCGGGCCGGACACGGTGCCCGTGAGCAAGCCGAGTGAGTCGCGCTCGCCGGATGGGCGACTGATCGTGTTCGAGCGGGGCGGCAACCTGTACCTCAGGCCGACCGATGGCTCGGCAAAGGAAGTTGCGCTCACGACCGATGGAACGCCGGAGTTCGGGTACGGGTTCACGACTGGCGGCACCAACACGGTCACCACGGCGCGCAACCGGACAGAGCAGGCGCCCACGCTGTCGTGGTCGCCGGACGGCCGGAAGATCGCCACGCACAAGTGGGACGTGCGTGGCGTGCGACAGATGTACCTGCTCGAGACAAAGAATCCCGGACCCGTGCTTCACTCCTACCGATATGCGCTGCCTTCGGACAGCGTCGTTCCGCGCTATGAGTTGCTGACCATCGACGTCGGGACGCGTGCCGTCACGAAGGTGGATCGCACGCCCATGGAAGCATCCAACACCACGTGCTGCTGGCTCTCCACGGCGGATACCGTATGGAAGGACGTGAAATGGAGCCCATCGAGCGACCGGCTGTTCTTCACCGTTGGGGCACGGAGCTTCCGTCAGTTGGAGCTGGTCAGCGCGGACGCGTCGACCGGGTCGAGCCAGCGCGTGCTCATGGAGAACGCGAAGACTTTCGTCGAAACCAACCAGAACTCCGGCGGCATCCCGAACTGGCGGCCGATCGCTGGCGGAAAGCAGGTCGTGTGGTGGTCGGAGCGCGATGGGTGGGGGCACCTGTACCGCGTCGACGCCGCGACCGGAGCCGTGATCAACCGGATCACGAGCGGTGACTGGATGGTGAGCGACCTGCTCGCGATCGATGAGACATTGGGTTGGGTGTACTTCACGGCGCGAGGGCGGGAGAAGGATCGCGATCCCTATTTCCGCCATCTCTATCGGGCGAAGCTCGACGGCTCGGCCATCGAGCTGCTCACGCCGGAAGACGCGGACCACGAAGTCACCATCGCTCCCTCGGGGAAGTTCGTGGTCGACGCGTATTCGCGCCCCGACGTCCCGCCGGTGTCGGTGATCCGACGACCCGACGGAACCAGGGTGGCAGAGCTGCAGAAGGCAGACATCTCGCGCCTGCTGGCGGCGGGTTGGCGGGCGCCACGGCCCTTCAGGGTCAAGGCGCGCGACAACACCACGGACCTCTACGGACTGCTGTGGTTCCCGGCCGGCTTCGACTCCACGAAGACGTACCCGATCGTCGACTACATCTATCCGGGGCCCCAGGTCGGGTCGTTAGGCGGCCGGCAGTTTCGCGCCACGGCCAACGGCAACGCCAATGCCCTCGCCGAGCTGGGGTTCTTTGTCGTGCAGGTGGACGCGATGGGGACGCCGGGACGGTCGAAGGCGTTTCACGACGCCTACTACGGCAACATGGCCGACAACGGCATCCCGGACCAGATCGCGACAATCAAGCAGCTCGCCGCACGCCACCGACAGATCGATATCGCGCGCGTGGGCATCTACGGACACTCGGGCGGTGGCTTCTCATCGACCGACGCAATCCTTCGGTACCCCGACTTCTTCAAGGTCGCCGTCTCGAGCGCCGGCAATCACGACAACCGGAGCTATGACTACACCTGGGGCGAGAAGTATCAGGGTCGGTGGACTCGACTCAGCGACTCGACCGACAACTTCGATTCCCAGTCGAACTGGCGCATCGCGAAGAACCTCAAGGGCAAACTCATGCTGTCGTACGGCA